The Chloroflexota bacterium genome includes a region encoding these proteins:
- a CDS encoding riboflavin synthase has product MFSGIVEEMGTVRRMRRRGRSATLEVAARQVLQGTRVGDSIAINGVCLTVTILEPGWFAVDLTPETLRRTNLGALRPGSPVNLERSLCVGDRIGGHFVQGHVDGVGRVVALVPEGEAVLVRFHAPSSVTRYLVPKGFIAVDGVSLTVVERWAEGFTVSLIPHTMAHTLAGRYQIGDEVNLEVDVLGKYVERFLLEREGEGVGYEFLVRYGFAR; this is encoded by the coding sequence ATGTTTAGCGGTATCGTAGAGGAGATGGGGACGGTGCGTCGCATGAGGCGGCGTGGGAGGTCGGCGACGCTGGAGGTGGCTGCCCGGCAGGTGTTGCAGGGGACGCGGGTGGGCGATAGCATCGCCATCAACGGCGTCTGCCTGACGGTCACGATCCTGGAGCCGGGATGGTTCGCTGTGGATCTGACGCCGGAGACCTTACGACGCACCAACCTGGGGGCGCTGCGCCCGGGGAGTCCCGTCAACCTGGAGCGCAGCCTGTGCGTGGGAGATCGCATTGGGGGGCATTTCGTGCAGGGGCATGTGGATGGCGTTGGTCGGGTGGTAGCTCTTGTGCCGGAGGGGGAAGCGGTCCTCGTGCGCTTCCACGCGCCGTCCTCGGTGACACGGTACCTCGTCCCCAAGGGGTTTATCGCCGTGGACGGGGTCAGCCTGACGGTGGTGGAGCGGTGGGCCGAGGGCTTTACGGTTTCCCTGATCCCTCATACGATGGCCCATACCCTGGCGGGGCGTTACCAGATCGGCGATGAGGTGAATCTGGAGGTGGATGTTTTGGGCAAATATGTGGAGCGATTCCTGTTGGAGCGAGAGGGGGAAGGGGTGGGTTACGAGTTCTTGGTTCGGTATGGATTTGCGCGTTAG
- the ribD gene encoding bifunctional diaminohydroxyphosphoribosylaminopyrimidine deaminase/5-amino-6-(5-phosphoribosylamino)uracil reductase RibD gives MDDGFMRRALRLAERGRGRTSPNPMVGAVLVRNGRVVGEGFHPRAGEPHAEIMALRQAGEAARGATLYVTLEPCCHFGRTPPCTQAIIAAGVAEVHMAMLDPNPRVAGQGRAELEAAGIRTFVGELEAEARALNEVFIHWITTGRPFVLVKFAMSLDGKIATRTGDSRWITGPEARRRGHQFRDQADAILVGVNTVIADNPQLTTRLDGADVHHPLRVILDSRGRIPLIARVLDPALPGRTMVATTEAMSLERHRALASRGARVSVLPSRNGRVSLPDLLERLGQEEITSVLVEGGETVIGAFFAHRLVDKVAAFIAPMIIGGREAPTPVGDLGVERISQALRLERVQVERVGSDLLITGYPSWQEA, from the coding sequence ATGGATGATGGGTTTATGCGCCGGGCCCTGCGCCTGGCTGAGCGTGGCCGGGGACGCACCAGTCCCAACCCCATGGTGGGGGCTGTCCTGGTCCGGAATGGCCGGGTCGTGGGAGAGGGGTTTCATCCCCGTGCAGGCGAGCCGCATGCCGAGATCATGGCTTTGCGACAGGCTGGGGAGGCTGCTCGGGGGGCGACGCTTTACGTTACCCTGGAGCCGTGCTGTCACTTCGGCCGGACGCCCCCCTGCACCCAGGCGATCATCGCCGCTGGGGTGGCTGAGGTGCATATGGCGATGTTGGACCCCAATCCCCGGGTGGCCGGGCAGGGGCGCGCCGAGTTGGAGGCGGCCGGCATTCGCACCTTCGTCGGCGAGTTGGAGGCGGAGGCGCGTGCTCTCAACGAGGTGTTCATCCATTGGATCACGACGGGGCGTCCTTTCGTCCTCGTTAAGTTCGCCATGAGCCTGGATGGCAAGATCGCCACGCGCACGGGTGACTCGCGCTGGATTACCGGACCGGAGGCCAGGAGACGAGGACATCAGTTCCGTGATCAGGCTGATGCGATCCTGGTGGGGGTGAACACCGTCATCGCGGACAATCCACAACTGACGACGCGGTTGGACGGAGCCGACGTTCATCATCCCCTGCGGGTGATCCTGGATAGCCGCGGGCGCATCCCTTTGATCGCTCGGGTGTTGGATCCGGCCTTGCCCGGCCGGACTATGGTGGCGACGACCGAGGCGATGTCTCTGGAGCGGCATCGGGCTCTCGCCTCTCGAGGAGCCCGGGTATCGGTCTTGCCTTCACGAAATGGACGCGTGAGCTTGCCGGACCTGTTGGAGCGGTTGGGGCAGGAGGAGATCACCAGCGTGCTGGTGGAGGGGGGTGAGACGGTCATAGGGGCCTTCTTTGCTCATCGGCTGGTCGACAAAGTGGCGGCCTTCATCGCCCCCATGATCATCGGCGGGCGGGAGGCGCCTACGCCGGTCGGCGATCTAGGTGTGGAGCGGATCTCCCAGGCTCTTCGCCTGGAGCGGGTGCAGGTGGAGCGAGTTGGCTCTGATCTGCTCATCACCGGCTACCCGTCCTGGCAGGAGGCGTAG
- a CDS encoding bifunctional 3,4-dihydroxy-2-butanone-4-phosphate synthase/GTP cyclohydrolase II, protein MALATIEQALEELRAGRMIIVVDDEGRENEGDLVMAAEKVSPEAVNFMAAHGRGLICVALTGDRLDALRIPMMVPSDGNTSRFQTAFTVSVDARHGITTGISAPDRAITIRALVDPATRPEDLVMPGHVFPLRAREGGVLERAGHTEAAVDLARLAGLRPAGVICEILAEDGSMARMPDLEAFAAAHRLKIVRVADLIAYRRQHERWVRRVAQAHLPTRHGTFAILAYEEAATGACHLALVMGEVDDDRPVLVRVHSECLTGEVFGSQRCDCGPQLDLAMQRIGAEGRGVVLYLRQEGRGIGLCNKLHAYALQEQGMDTVEANEQLGFPPDLRDYSVGAQILLDLGVRELRLLTNNPRKVAGLAEYGLHVVERIPLVVQPTPENRFYLRTKREKLGHLLETF, encoded by the coding sequence ATGGCGCTGGCGACGATCGAGCAGGCGTTAGAGGAGCTGCGGGCGGGACGGATGATCATCGTCGTGGATGACGAAGGCCGGGAGAACGAGGGCGATCTGGTGATGGCGGCGGAGAAGGTCTCGCCCGAGGCCGTCAATTTCATGGCCGCTCACGGGCGTGGATTGATCTGTGTGGCGTTGACGGGGGATCGCCTGGACGCTTTGCGAATCCCCATGATGGTCCCGTCGGATGGGAACACCTCACGCTTCCAGACGGCCTTTACCGTCTCTGTGGACGCCAGACATGGCATCACGACGGGGATCTCCGCACCTGATCGGGCGATTACGATTCGCGCCCTGGTCGACCCGGCGACCCGGCCGGAGGATCTGGTGATGCCCGGACATGTCTTCCCTCTGCGGGCGCGAGAGGGAGGCGTGTTGGAGCGGGCCGGGCACACCGAGGCGGCGGTGGACTTGGCGCGGCTGGCGGGATTGCGGCCGGCCGGCGTGATCTGCGAGATCCTGGCGGAGGATGGGAGCATGGCCCGGATGCCGGATCTGGAGGCCTTCGCCGCTGCTCATCGCTTGAAGATCGTTCGTGTCGCCGATTTGATCGCTTATCGTCGCCAGCACGAGAGGTGGGTTCGGCGTGTGGCCCAGGCGCATTTGCCCACCCGGCATGGGACGTTCGCCATCCTGGCCTACGAGGAGGCCGCCACCGGCGCGTGTCACCTTGCTCTGGTGATGGGGGAGGTGGATGACGACCGCCCCGTGTTGGTGCGAGTGCACTCCGAGTGTCTCACGGGGGAGGTCTTCGGCTCCCAACGGTGCGACTGCGGTCCCCAGCTCGACCTGGCGATGCAGCGGATCGGCGCGGAGGGACGCGGGGTTGTGCTTTACCTGCGCCAGGAAGGGCGTGGGATCGGCTTGTGCAACAAGCTCCACGCGTATGCCCTGCAGGAACAGGGGATGGACACCGTGGAGGCGAACGAGCAGTTGGGCTTCCCTCCTGACTTGCGGGACTATAGCGTCGGCGCTCAGATCCTGCTCGATCTCGGGGTGCGAGAGCTTCGGCTGCTGACGAACAATCCTCGCAAGGTGGCGGGGCTGGCGGAGTACGGACTGCATGTGGTGGAGCGGATTCCATTGGTGGTGCAGCCGACGCCGGAGAATCGATTTTATCTGCGGACTAAGCGGGAGAAGCTGGGGCATCTCCTGGAAACATTCTGA
- a CDS encoding ABC transporter ATP-binding protein, translating into MRPTTPHDHVLSAEGVTKVFHSAQGRVLALDDVSLRVGAGEFVCVVGASGCGKSTLLRVLGGLIPPTRGRVLLGGEPVIAPRRRIGFVFQRTNLMPWRTVLRNVMLPLEIAGVSREEAVARARALIGLVGLEGYEQVYPHQLSGGMQQRVVLARALIHNPALLLLDEPFGALDALTRERMNLELLRIWDLRRPTVILVTHSIAEAVFLADRVLVMQGPPGHISHEITVDLGRPRTLQMMYGERFAALARQVRQAIGPLADNGGWGEDIHRGGAE; encoded by the coding sequence GTGCGCCCGACGACGCCGCACGATCACGTGTTGTCGGCGGAGGGGGTGACCAAAGTCTTTCATAGCGCCCAGGGGCGTGTGCTGGCGCTGGACGACGTCTCCCTGCGGGTGGGGGCGGGGGAGTTCGTGTGCGTCGTCGGGGCATCGGGATGCGGCAAGTCGACGCTCTTGCGCGTGCTGGGGGGGCTGATCCCCCCCACGCGAGGGCGCGTCCTGTTGGGGGGAGAGCCGGTGATCGCCCCTCGCCGTCGCATCGGCTTCGTCTTCCAGCGAACCAACCTCATGCCGTGGCGCACGGTGCTGCGCAATGTGATGCTGCCGTTGGAGATCGCCGGCGTCTCCCGGGAGGAGGCGGTGGCTCGGGCCCGGGCGTTGATCGGGCTGGTCGGGCTGGAGGGGTACGAGCAGGTGTATCCGCATCAGCTCTCCGGCGGCATGCAGCAGCGGGTGGTCCTGGCGCGGGCGTTGATCCACAATCCGGCGCTGCTGCTGCTGGATGAGCCGTTTGGGGCGTTGGACGCGCTCACTCGAGAGCGTATGAACCTGGAGCTGTTGCGCATCTGGGATCTACGACGTCCGACGGTGATCCTGGTGACGCACAGCATCGCGGAGGCTGTCTTCCTGGCCGATCGTGTGTTGGTCATGCAGGGCCCACCGGGGCATATCTCCCATGAGATCACGGTCGATCTCGGGCGGCCTCGCACACTGCAGATGATGTACGGAGAGCGGTTCGCCGCTCTGGCGAGGCAGGTGCGGCAGGCGATCGGCCCGCTGGCGGATAATGGCGGGTGGGGGGAGGACATCCACCGTGGAGGTGCGGAATAG